One window of the Anolis sagrei isolate rAnoSag1 chromosome 5, rAnoSag1.mat, whole genome shotgun sequence genome contains the following:
- the LOC132775499 gene encoding uncharacterized protein C4orf36 homolog: MEYDLYRKKKLATVFKDSPYKVHDRVEFAALTRRLLFASEEVIDNPLHFEICWGSPFKLRPVTTVLKTHFPSMQMIEAAKLLETQRLENIQRQKKLAQQVESEFRCRVLLERRPLPPSGPN; the protein is encoded by the exons ATGGAATACGACTTGTACAGGAAGAAGAAATTAGCAACTGTTTTCAAGGACAGCCCTTATAAAGT GCACGACCGTGTAGAATTTGCCGCACTTACAAGACGTTTGTTATTTGCCTCTGAAGAAGTAATAGACAACCCCCTCCATTTTGAAATCTGTTGGGGATCTCCTTTCAAACTGCGACCTGTAACAACAGTTTTGAAAACACATTTTCCTTCCATGCAAA TGATAGAGGCAGCAAAGTTGTTAGAAACCCAAAGACTTGAGAACATTCAGCGCCAGAAGAAGCTCGCACAGCAAGTGGAGTCAGAATTCAGATGCAGGGTATTGTTGGAAAGAAGACCACTGCCCCCAAGTGGTCCCAACTAG